The following coding sequences lie in one Globicephala melas chromosome 15, mGloMel1.2, whole genome shotgun sequence genomic window:
- the HSPB1 gene encoding heat shock protein beta-1 has translation MTERRVPFSLLRGPSWDPFRDWYPAHSRLFDQAFGMPRLPEEWSQWLSHSGWPGYVRPLSAAAIEGPAYSRALSRQLSSGFSEIQQTADRWRVSLDVNHFAPEELTVKTKDGVVEITGKHEERQDEHGYISRCFTRKYTLPPGVDPTQVSSSLSPEGTLTVEAPLPKPATQSAEITIPVTFEARAQLGGPEAGKSEQPGNK, from the exons ATGACCGAGCGCCGAGTGCCCTTCTCGCTCCTGCGGGGCCCCAGCTGGGACCCTTTCCGCGATTGGTACCCGGCCCACAGCCGCCTCTTCGACCAGGCCTTCGGGATGCCCCGGCTGCCCGAGGAGTGGTCTCAGTGGCTGAGCCACAGCGGATGGCCGGGCTACGTGCGCCCTCTGTCCGCCGCCGCGATCGAGGGTCCCGCCTACAGCCGCGCGCTCAGCCGGCAGCTCAGCAGCGGCTTCTCGGAGATCCAGCAGACTGCCGACCGCTGGCGCGTGTCCTTGGACGTCAACCACTTCGCCCCCGAGGAGCTGACGGTCAAGACCAAGGACGGCGTGGTGGAGATCACTG GCAAGCACGAAGAGCGACAGGACGAGCACGGCTACATTTCCCGGTGCTTCACTCGAAAATACAC GCTGCCCCCCGGTGTGGACCCCACCCAGGTCTCCTCCTCCCTGTCCCCCGAGGGCACGCTCACAGTGGAGGCCCCGTTGCCCAAGCCAGCCACCCAGTCGGCAGAGATCACCATCCCTGTCACCTTCGAGGCGCGTGCCCAGCTTGGGGGCCCAGAAGCTGGGAAGTCTGAACAGCCTGGAAACAAGTAA